The proteins below come from a single Nitrososphaerales archaeon genomic window:
- a CDS encoding 30S ribosomal protein S11, which yields MSEDVTKEKWGIVHIYSSYNNTIVHLTDLTGAETIAFSSGGQHVKADRFESSPYAAMKSATTVAEIAKAKGITAIHIKVRAVGGTGPRTPGPGAQAAIRALARAGFKIGRIEDVTPIPHDTTRKPGGRRGRRA from the coding sequence ATGAGTGAAGATGTAACAAAAGAGAAATGGGGAATAGTACACATTTATAGCAGTTACAATAATACGATAGTCCATCTCACAGACCTTACCGGTGCGGAGACTATCGCATTCAGTTCGGGAGGTCAGCATGTAAAAGCTGACCGATTCGAATCATCACCCTATGCTGCGATGAAATCGGCAACGACTGTAGCAGAGATAGCTAAAGCGAAGGGGATCACAGCCATTCATATAAAGGTAAGGGCGGTAGGTGGTACAGGGCCTCGAACCCCTGGTCCGGGGGCACAGGCGGCGATCAGGGCACTCGCTAGAGCAGGGTTTAAGATCGGTAGGATAGAGGATGTTACACCTATACCTCACGATACAACACGAAAACCTGGTGGAAGAAGGGGTAGAAGGGCGTAA
- a CDS encoding 30S ribosomal protein S4, whose translation MGDPKKPRKKYSSPRHPWRSDQLLSELNLVGTYGLRNKRELWKAKTELSRIRHQARLLLATPPNERIVKESKLMSRLRRLGLISSSATLDDVLGLTVEDILNRRLQTIVWKKGLAKTPYQARQMITHGHIMVNDRVVTIPSYMVSSDEEGSVRIREDSPLIKVVQSGGKAA comes from the coding sequence ATGGGCGATCCGAAAAAACCACGGAAGAAGTATTCATCTCCAAGACACCCTTGGAGGAGTGATCAACTCTTAAGTGAGCTCAACCTTGTAGGTACCTATGGTTTAAGAAATAAAAGAGAGTTATGGAAGGCTAAGACCGAGTTATCAAGAATAAGACATCAAGCAAGGCTCCTCTTAGCAACTCCACCGAATGAACGTATTGTGAAGGAATCAAAATTGATGTCACGTTTAAGAAGATTGGGTTTAATCTCCTCATCTGCGACTCTAGATGACGTGTTAGGATTGACTGTAGAGGATATTCTTAATCGACGCCTTCAAACTATCGTTTGGAAGAAAGGTTTAGCAAAGACACCTTATCAGGCGAGACAGATGATCACCCACGGTCATATTATGGTGAATGATAGAGTCGTTACCATACCAAGTTACATGGTAAGTAGTGATGAGGAAGGTTCCGTAAGGATTAGAGAGGATAGCCCTCTCATCAAAGTTGTTCAATCCGGAGGTAAAGCTGCATGA
- a CDS encoding 30S ribosomal protein S13, with product MSSEFKHIVRIAGKDLDGTKKVVAALADIKGVGLNLAHAILNALKIDSKLRLGSLTEAQVSEIEQSLKDLRKIGIPNWALNRRKDLESGGDFHLIGSDLELTIRSDIQKEMSIGSWRGVRHSLGLKVRGQRTRTTGRKGATVGVRKPGKASSTK from the coding sequence ATGTCATCAGAATTTAAGCACATAGTAAGGATAGCTGGAAAGGATCTTGATGGGACGAAGAAGGTAGTTGCAGCTCTGGCCGATATCAAAGGGGTGGGTCTAAATTTAGCCCATGCAATATTGAACGCTCTTAAAATCGATAGTAAGCTAAGGTTGGGCTCTTTAACCGAGGCCCAAGTTTCTGAAATCGAACAGAGTTTAAAGGACTTGAGAAAGATTGGCATCCCTAATTGGGCACTCAATAGAAGGAAGGATTTAGAAAGTGGAGGTGATTTCCATCTTATCGGATCGGATTTAGAACTTACGATAAGGAGCGATATTCAGAAAGAGATGAGTATAGGGAGTTGGCGTGGAGTGAGACATTCTCTTGGCTTAAAGGTGAGGGGCCAGAGGACGCGCACGACTGGGCGAAAAGGTGCTACCGTAGGTGTTAGGAAGCCGGGAAAAGCCTCTTCTACTAAGTAG